One window of the Granulicella arctica genome contains the following:
- the leuB gene encoding 3-isopropylmalate dehydrogenase, whose product MNLKIAVLAGDGIGPEVTHEAIGILKAVAELGGHDFTFVPLLIGGIAITETGSPLPLETLDATLTCDAALLGAVGDNKFNALSPDKRPEAGLLQIRQALGGYANLRPSIAYKALSGSSPLRPEVTEGVDILFVRELLGGLYFGEPRWWNKESDEAINTMRYTKAEVVRVARVAFELAAKRSKKVTSVDKANVLEVSQLWRATVTEVAKDYPEVTLEHQLVDSMAMHLMNIPRNFDVVLTENLFGDILSDEAGVITGSLGMLPSATLGGTVNLYEPVHGSAPDIAGTGKANPLGAILTAAMVLRHSARLEADAKAVENAVHKVLDAGYRTADIARGSAQTVTTQQMGKLVHQALTESIDKRQSMHAV is encoded by the coding sequence ATGAATCTGAAGATTGCAGTCCTCGCCGGAGACGGCATCGGTCCAGAAGTCACCCATGAAGCCATCGGCATCCTCAAGGCCGTAGCCGAACTAGGCGGTCACGACTTCACCTTTGTTCCGCTCCTCATCGGCGGCATCGCCATTACCGAGACCGGTTCGCCCCTTCCCCTCGAGACCCTCGACGCTACCCTAACCTGTGACGCCGCCCTCCTCGGAGCAGTCGGCGACAACAAGTTCAACGCGCTCTCCCCCGACAAGCGCCCCGAGGCCGGTCTTCTCCAGATCCGCCAGGCTCTCGGCGGCTACGCCAACCTCCGGCCATCCATCGCTTATAAGGCCCTCAGCGGCAGCTCGCCCCTCCGCCCGGAGGTCACCGAAGGTGTCGACATCCTCTTTGTGCGCGAACTCCTCGGTGGCCTCTACTTCGGCGAGCCCCGCTGGTGGAACAAGGAGTCAGACGAAGCCATCAACACCATGCGCTACACCAAGGCTGAGGTCGTCCGCGTCGCCCGCGTCGCCTTCGAACTCGCCGCGAAGCGCAGCAAGAAGGTCACCAGCGTCGACAAGGCCAACGTTCTCGAGGTCTCCCAACTCTGGCGCGCCACCGTCACCGAAGTCGCTAAGGACTACCCGGAAGTTACCCTCGAGCATCAGCTCGTCGACTCCATGGCCATGCACCTGATGAATATCCCCCGCAACTTCGACGTCGTCCTCACGGAGAATCTCTTCGGCGACATCCTCTCGGACGAGGCTGGCGTCATCACCGGCTCCCTCGGCATGCTGCCCTCCGCCACCCTCGGCGGCACCGTCAACCTCTACGAGCCCGTACACGGTTCAGCCCCGGACATCGCCGGAACCGGTAAGGCCAACCCCCTCGGCGCGATCCTCACCGCCGCCATGGTCCTACGCCACTCCGCTCGTCTGGAAGCTGACGCCAAAGCCGTAGAGAACGCCGTCCACAAGGTCCTTGATGCTGGCTACCGCACCGCCGATATCGCCCGAGGCTCCGCCCAGACCGTCACCACCCAGCAGATGGGCAAACTCGTTCACCAGGCCCTCACCGAATCCATCGACAAGCGTCAATCCATGCACGCCGTCTAG